In Gemmata obscuriglobus, a single genomic region encodes these proteins:
- a CDS encoding lipopolysaccharide kinase InaA family protein, with the protein MLADVLRKCGSLVAPAAGSSVRANGRVWRLSPEGAALFGAAGPALDEWLAGGSAAVVKHGPHRTVYRVALASGTIYVKHCRINGPRAWAREVLRLPKAQLEFENAARLRALGIGAAAPLAWGTSDSRWPGQSYLITRDLDPAVPLPDFLEARPLTASQRQVLARDLGTFIAKLHENGVAHPDPHPGNLLVAWEGEDRPRAERRTVRNGFHFALLDVHAIRFGPPLPWAASRENLVLFNRWFQLRASRADRLRFWLSYRTARAGLVCPEGPKHLERATLASNRRFWVARTARYKGTHRTVRKVRAGRVRGLAVRDLPDAFLRTLLAAPDAAFSQPGTRLLKDCVGSTVAEIELPTAEGTRTVILKRVNTPSASGALKNLFRASSVRRSWLFGHGLCERWLPTPRPLAVFHRYRAGFLPAEGYLLTEKVHDAVGLPEAVKACREAPVLRAWMERLARVVRAMHDRGVSHRDLKAPNIMLAGAARDPATATPVLIDLVGVRAGTGAVPFARCAKELARLNASFLAVRHVTRTECLRFLRAYLGAGASGRGWKTWWSAICRATRAKVAKNARNGRPIG; encoded by the coding sequence ATGCTCGCGGACGTTCTGCGCAAGTGCGGTTCGCTCGTCGCCCCGGCGGCGGGCTCAAGCGTGCGCGCGAACGGCCGGGTCTGGCGCCTGTCCCCCGAGGGCGCGGCGCTGTTCGGGGCGGCCGGCCCCGCGCTCGACGAATGGCTCGCGGGCGGCTCGGCGGCGGTCGTGAAGCACGGTCCGCACCGGACGGTCTACCGCGTCGCTCTGGCGTCGGGCACGATCTACGTGAAGCACTGCCGGATCAACGGCCCGCGGGCGTGGGCCCGCGAGGTGCTCCGGCTCCCGAAAGCGCAACTGGAGTTCGAGAACGCCGCACGGCTTCGCGCGCTGGGCATCGGGGCCGCGGCCCCCCTCGCCTGGGGCACGTCCGACTCCCGGTGGCCCGGGCAGAGCTACCTCATCACGCGCGATCTGGACCCCGCGGTACCGCTCCCCGACTTCCTCGAAGCGCGCCCGCTCACCGCGTCCCAGCGGCAGGTACTCGCGCGCGACCTCGGGACGTTCATCGCGAAGCTCCACGAGAACGGCGTCGCCCACCCGGACCCCCACCCCGGGAACCTGCTCGTCGCGTGGGAGGGAGAGGACCGTCCTCGCGCCGAGAGAAGAACGGTGCGGAACGGCTTCCACTTCGCCCTCCTCGATGTCCACGCGATCCGGTTCGGCCCTCCCCTCCCCTGGGCCGCGAGCCGCGAGAACCTCGTCCTGTTCAACCGGTGGTTCCAGCTCCGCGCCAGCCGCGCGGACCGGCTGCGGTTCTGGCTCAGTTACCGCACGGCCCGCGCGGGGCTGGTGTGCCCAGAAGGGCCGAAGCATTTGGAGCGGGCCACCCTCGCCTCGAACCGGCGGTTCTGGGTCGCCCGCACGGCCCGGTACAAGGGCACACACCGGACCGTCCGCAAGGTGCGAGCGGGCCGCGTCCGCGGCCTCGCGGTGCGCGACCTGCCCGACGCGTTCCTCCGCACGCTGCTCGCCGCGCCCGACGCCGCGTTCTCTCAGCCCGGCACCCGGCTCCTCAAAGACTGCGTCGGTTCGACCGTCGCAGAGATCGAACTTCCGACAGCCGAAGGGACACGCACCGTCATTCTGAAACGGGTCAACACGCCAAGCGCCTCCGGCGCCCTCAAGAACCTGTTCCGCGCGTCGAGCGTGCGGCGGTCGTGGCTGTTCGGCCACGGGCTGTGCGAGCGCTGGCTGCCGACCCCGCGCCCGCTCGCGGTGTTTCACCGGTACCGCGCCGGGTTTCTCCCCGCCGAGGGCTATCTGCTCACGGAGAAGGTTCACGATGCCGTCGGACTACCGGAAGCGGTGAAAGCGTGTCGCGAGGCACCCGTCCTCCGCGCATGGATGGAGAGACTGGCCCGCGTGGTTCGCGCGATGCACGACCGCGGGGTCTCCCACCGCGACCTCAAAGCGCCCAACATCATGCTCGCCGGGGCCGCCCGCGACCCGGCGACCGCGACGCCCGTTCTGATCGACCTCGTCGGCGTGCGGGCCGGTACGGGCGCGGTGCCCTTCGCCCGGTGCGCCAAGGAACTTGCGCGGCTGAACGCGAGCTTCCTGGCCGTGCGACACGTCACGCGCACCGAGTGCCTGCGGTTCCTGCGCGCCTACCTCGGCGCCGGAGCCAGTGGGCGGGGCTGGAAAACGTGGTGGAGCGCGATCTGCCGCGCGACGCGGGCGAAAGTGGCCAAGAACGCGCGGAACGGGCGCCCGATCGGATAA
- a CDS encoding glycosyltransferase family 4 protein, protein MRLVALVESESHVCCRYRLTAFRRALADAGHSLEFRELPQSLAGRLALGRDLTSYDAAVLQRKLLPRWAVTLLRHRVRRLLFDFDDAVYLRDSYSAKGFDDPKRATRFRATVEACDLVIAGNRFLAEEAQKYVPADRVTVIPTCVDLDRYPVAEHSATGAIKLVWVGSSSTLKGLERFAPTLSAIGRAVPGVRLKLICDRFTEFPPLPVERCVWSEPREAEEIAAADIGIGWVPDDPWSRGKCALKVLQYQAAGLPVVANPVGVQGDFVRDNETGFCASTTDEWIGAVRALAGAATLRKRLGETARREVRARYSVAAGVWLWIEALERLGSARKAG, encoded by the coding sequence GTGCGGCTGGTTGCGCTGGTGGAGTCCGAGTCACACGTGTGCTGCCGGTACCGGCTCACCGCGTTCCGCCGCGCGCTCGCCGATGCCGGCCACTCCCTCGAGTTCCGCGAGCTGCCGCAATCGCTGGCCGGGCGCCTCGCGCTGGGCCGCGATCTCACCTCATACGACGCCGCCGTTCTCCAGCGCAAGCTGCTCCCGCGCTGGGCCGTCACACTCCTGCGCCACCGCGTCCGGCGGCTCCTGTTCGACTTCGACGACGCCGTCTACCTCCGCGACTCGTACTCCGCGAAGGGCTTCGACGACCCCAAGCGGGCCACCCGGTTCCGCGCCACCGTCGAAGCCTGTGACCTCGTCATCGCCGGTAACCGGTTTCTCGCCGAGGAAGCCCAGAAGTACGTCCCGGCCGATCGCGTCACCGTGATCCCGACGTGCGTGGACCTGGACCGGTACCCGGTCGCAGAGCACAGCGCGACCGGTGCCATCAAACTCGTGTGGGTCGGGTCGTCGAGCACGCTGAAGGGCCTGGAGCGGTTCGCGCCCACGCTCAGCGCGATCGGTCGGGCCGTTCCCGGTGTGCGGCTCAAGCTCATCTGCGACCGGTTCACGGAGTTCCCGCCGCTGCCGGTCGAGCGGTGCGTGTGGTCGGAGCCGCGCGAGGCGGAAGAGATCGCCGCCGCGGACATCGGCATTGGGTGGGTTCCGGACGACCCGTGGAGCCGCGGCAAGTGCGCGCTGAAGGTGCTCCAGTACCAGGCCGCCGGGCTGCCGGTGGTGGCGAACCCGGTCGGCGTGCAGGGCGACTTCGTGCGGGACAACGAAACGGGCTTCTGCGCGAGCACCACCGACGAGTGGATCGGGGCCGTGCGCGCGCTGGCCGGCGCGGCCACGCTGCGAAAGCGGTTGGGTGAAACGGCCCGCCGCGAGGTGCGGGCGCGGTACAGCGTCGCGGCCGGGGTGTGGCTGTGGATCGAGGCGCTCGAACGGCTCGGGTCGGCGCGAAAGGCCGGTTAG
- the smpB gene encoding SsrA-binding protein SmpB translates to MAKSGKKDKKEAADGTVNICRNRRALHEYEISDRLECGIVLVGTEVKSLRDGHANLEDAYARIDGDELWLIGAEIPEYLYGNRLNHKPKRTRKLLLHRREITKFAAKADDKGLTLVPLQMYFRDGKAKVEIAVAKGKQTHDKRQSMKTADAKRDIDRALASRRGRKS, encoded by the coding sequence ATGGCGAAGTCGGGCAAGAAAGACAAGAAGGAGGCGGCGGACGGCACGGTCAACATTTGCCGGAACCGGCGCGCGCTCCACGAGTACGAAATCTCGGACCGGCTCGAATGCGGTATCGTGCTCGTCGGCACCGAGGTGAAGAGCCTCCGCGACGGGCACGCAAACCTTGAGGACGCCTACGCCCGCATCGACGGAGACGAGCTGTGGCTCATCGGGGCAGAGATCCCGGAGTACCTGTACGGGAACCGTCTGAACCACAAGCCGAAGCGCACGCGGAAGTTGCTGCTCCACCGCCGGGAGATCACGAAGTTCGCGGCCAAAGCGGACGACAAGGGGCTGACGCTCGTGCCCCTTCAGATGTACTTCCGGGACGGCAAGGCGAAGGTGGAGATCGCGGTGGCGAAGGGCAAGCAGACCCACGATAAGCGGCAGTCGATGAAGACCGCCGACGCGAAACGCGACATCGATCGGGCGCTCGCGTCGCGGCGGGGCAGAAAGTCATAA
- a CDS encoding sigma-70 family RNA polymerase sigma factor → MPRIANRLILIPRAVDTDRQLLHRFATEGTQDAFAALVRRHAGMVFRVCRRALPTAQDAEDACQATFLVLARRAAERWHESVADWLFVTARRVARDARRAAERRTRRERRVAVPEAVPALDQLSAREFLLALDEELERLPPLYREPLVLYHLEELTRDEIAARLGVPNATVKIRLERGRARLRTALTRRGVALSGVLLAVAATHPAGAVPPQMCAAILAATFGPPPAAVASLARGPIASGPVAKVGAVACAIAAVVAAALALGASVSADPPTPGIPAPKDREPGANPTASADAQGDALPAGAILRIGTLRYRDGAGTNNAALSPDGKTIATTSESGLTLLDLATGRRTLWIGNSEGPNGFQANGSLLAFAPDGKTLYALHAPGAVAIAATGSIVGLDPNSGKRLVTFKPPPAPRGPNQPFDYGYTRLWFPTGSAHLVAVRQKSTVLIDPPTGKEIRSLGFAAEAASPSPNGLRLYEVSNNTITAYDSDGKQARQFEHTAPPEAIGLDPMGTTLAAADGSEGRIRVWDVATGQVLNNVVVTSKDKELPAITVLAITPDRKTLLVGTQRGVIHRFDIGTGKSLTPIREHADWVTGLAFIDEGRTLVSTSWDHRVCRCDLATGKPLRDPGRYSGHLRLDRSRDGKWIVAADGSGRVELLDAATGQLVRTLQSAGPPASRLAFAPDGKSVATAHKDAKIRIWEIESGLLAREIEIAPSPKEQPVWFSGLKFAPNSRVVVSSCEPFGTVAFDSATGKRLWAEAKYGAVAFHSDGRTLAVGSRDGKLHLMDAATGKSRASAPAQDTVNDIAVSPDGRVLATVGHQGLVYLCNPATGEVQKQWQAHTQGHVAWGASFGPGGIWLATAGDRTVAIWDVATGTLLRRFEGHTSRAYSVDFAPDGRTVLSSSMDLTGYVWDVRPAPAPGAPRTTAQLWDDLLGEPADAFRAVWLAAADPKAPAVFGEKLPSPRKPDPERFKKLVGQLADEDFKTREAAEAELTRFGPPALALARTARPGAESPEVRTRLDVLIRSWTEGATSPESWRRRRAVVAMELAGTPAAVELLKRWAADAPGTVLSDAASAAVNRINESKLR, encoded by the coding sequence ATGCCACGCATTGCGAACCGGCTCATTCTCATACCGCGGGCAGTCGACACGGACCGGCAACTCCTCCACCGGTTCGCGACCGAAGGGACCCAGGACGCCTTCGCCGCGTTGGTCCGCCGGCACGCGGGCATGGTATTCCGGGTTTGCCGGCGCGCGCTGCCGACCGCGCAGGACGCCGAGGACGCATGCCAGGCGACGTTCCTGGTTCTGGCCCGGCGGGCGGCCGAGCGGTGGCACGAGTCGGTCGCGGACTGGCTCTTCGTCACCGCCCGCCGAGTCGCGAGGGACGCCCGGAGGGCGGCCGAGCGGCGGACCCGCCGGGAGCGCCGCGTTGCCGTCCCGGAGGCGGTCCCGGCGCTCGACCAACTCAGCGCCCGGGAATTCCTGCTGGCGCTGGACGAAGAGCTGGAACGGCTCCCGCCGCTGTATCGTGAGCCGCTCGTGCTGTACCACCTGGAGGAGTTGACCCGCGACGAGATCGCGGCCCGGCTTGGTGTCCCGAACGCTACCGTCAAGATCCGGCTCGAACGCGGCCGCGCACGACTTCGCACCGCCTTGACCCGGCGCGGGGTGGCTCTGAGCGGCGTGCTTCTGGCCGTCGCAGCCACACACCCGGCCGGCGCGGTCCCCCCACAGATGTGCGCGGCGATCCTGGCGGCGACGTTCGGTCCCCCGCCTGCGGCCGTCGCCTCACTTGCGCGGGGACCGATCGCGAGCGGGCCGGTCGCGAAGGTCGGCGCCGTCGCGTGTGCGATCGCGGCCGTTGTGGCGGCCGCACTGGCCCTTGGGGCCAGCGTGTCGGCGGACCCGCCCACGCCGGGCATCCCGGCACCGAAAGACCGCGAACCAGGTGCCAACCCGACGGCCAGCGCGGACGCACAGGGAGACGCACTGCCGGCCGGCGCGATACTACGAATCGGCACGCTACGCTATCGGGACGGCGCGGGCACCAACAACGCCGCCCTGTCACCCGACGGAAAGACCATTGCCACCACGTCCGAATCCGGCCTAACGCTTCTCGACCTCGCCACCGGCCGCCGAACCCTCTGGATCGGCAATTCGGAGGGGCCAAACGGGTTTCAGGCGAACGGCTCGTTGCTCGCATTTGCCCCTGACGGCAAGACTCTTTATGCCCTCCACGCCCCTGGCGCAGTAGCGATTGCGGCGACCGGGTCGATCGTCGGGTTAGACCCGAACAGCGGCAAACGACTCGTCACCTTCAAGCCACCGCCCGCGCCCCGCGGCCCGAACCAGCCCTTCGACTACGGCTACACCCGGCTGTGGTTTCCGACCGGCTCCGCGCATCTGGTCGCGGTGCGTCAAAAAAGCACGGTTCTGATCGATCCGCCCACGGGAAAAGAAATTCGATCGTTGGGATTCGCCGCGGAGGCGGCGTCGCCGTCGCCGAACGGGCTGCGCTTGTACGAAGTCTCGAATAACACGATCACGGCCTACGACTCGGACGGTAAACAAGCACGACAGTTCGAGCACACGGCCCCGCCCGAGGCGATCGGGCTCGACCCGATGGGCACAACGCTGGCCGCAGCGGACGGTTCAGAAGGTCGCATACGGGTGTGGGACGTGGCAACCGGTCAAGTACTCAACAACGTCGTCGTGACCAGCAAGGATAAAGAGCTTCCCGCGATCACAGTCCTGGCGATCACCCCCGACCGCAAGACGCTGCTGGTGGGGACGCAACGGGGCGTTATCCACCGGTTCGACATCGGCACCGGGAAATCGCTCACGCCGATCCGAGAGCACGCGGACTGGGTCACCGGCCTTGCCTTCATCGACGAGGGACGAACACTGGTCTCAACGAGCTGGGATCACCGGGTCTGTCGTTGCGATCTGGCTACGGGCAAACCGCTTCGTGATCCGGGCAGGTATTCGGGGCACCTGCGACTGGATCGCTCTCGCGACGGAAAGTGGATCGTCGCAGCCGACGGCAGCGGGCGTGTCGAGTTGCTCGACGCAGCGACCGGGCAGTTGGTCCGAACCCTTCAATCAGCGGGGCCGCCGGCCAGCCGGTTGGCGTTCGCACCGGACGGAAAGAGCGTCGCCACGGCCCACAAGGACGCCAAGATCCGAATCTGGGAGATTGAGAGCGGTCTCCTCGCACGAGAAATCGAAATCGCCCCGTCTCCAAAGGAGCAACCGGTTTGGTTCTCGGGCCTGAAGTTTGCGCCGAACAGCCGCGTGGTCGTCAGCTCGTGCGAGCCGTTCGGGACCGTCGCGTTCGACTCGGCAACCGGCAAGCGTCTCTGGGCCGAGGCGAAGTACGGAGCCGTGGCGTTCCACAGCGACGGCCGAACGCTCGCCGTGGGATCTCGGGACGGCAAGCTCCACCTGATGGACGCGGCGACCGGCAAATCGCGGGCATCGGCGCCGGCTCAGGACACCGTGAACGACATCGCCGTTTCGCCGGACGGTCGCGTTCTGGCGACGGTTGGCCACCAGGGTCTTGTCTACCTGTGTAACCCGGCCACCGGCGAGGTTCAGAAGCAGTGGCAGGCGCACACGCAGGGGCACGTCGCCTGGGGTGCGTCGTTCGGTCCCGGGGGCATCTGGCTGGCGACCGCGGGCGACCGGACCGTGGCGATCTGGGACGTGGCCACCGGCACCCTGCTCCGCCGGTTCGAGGGGCACACCAGCCGGGCGTACTCGGTCGATTTTGCGCCGGACGGGCGCACCGTTCTGTCGTCTTCTATGGACCTGACCGGCTACGTCTGGGACGTGCGCCCGGCGCCCGCTCCGGGGGCGCCCCGAACGACGGCGCAGTTATGGGACGACCTGCTCGGCGAACCAGCGGATGCGTTCCGGGCAGTGTGGCTCGCGGCGGCGGACCCGAAGGCGCCGGCGGTGTTCGGCGAGAAGCTCCCCTCGCCCCGAAAGCCCGACCCCGAGCGGTTCAAGAAACTGGTCGGGCAGTTGGCTGATGAAGACTTCAAAACCCGAGAGGCCGCCGAGGCGGAACTGACCCGATTCGGCCCGCCCGCGCTGGCCCTCGCCCGAACCGCCCGCCCGGGCGCGGAATCGCCCGAGGTCCGGACCCGGTTGGACGTTCTGATCCGGAGTTGGACCGAGGGAGCGACCTCGCCCGAAAGCTGGCGCCGCCGCCGGGCGGTGGTGGCGATGGAACTGGCCGGAACCCCTGCGGCGGTCGAACTGCTCAAACGGTGGGCGGCCGACGCACCCGGAACGGTACTATCAGACGCAGCATCCGCGGCGGTGAATCGGATCAACGAATCGAAGCTGCGTTGA
- a CDS encoding pyridoxal phosphate-dependent aminotransferase, with product MAIPFWLTKLLVRTRLARFTPRARRLTDGGTAYLKYYSDRVLAAPVEELLDPAFVPAAPNFDVLDLNQPTPDAPAARGAVSVGRTDALCAPGRVPVTLPELSKAIADRYKQAGRTVNPATDILATHGATGALAAALDAFVNPGDRVVLFDPCSSLFNLGVRSRHANVSRVPTWVEDGRLRYIARDFERAMRGAKMLVLSDPNNPTGASLANEDLEHIAWIAGGYGILVYLDESFAAFRGERTRTFAAMPGADRVTITAGSVSQEFGQAGMRVGWLAGPRHLVRACQLTANLSAPYVPPVCQQAAAKLLTEPMAPEAAQRFRSKRQYTLDRLRAMGLEPEAPSGGYFTWVPVTGLNLDGRAFAERLLREERVQVGPGVAFGPSGVGHVRVSFATDDGRLREGLNRMAAFVERLRKPEVPAPKTEETSETAVKEKEQSEEKKPAFSRA from the coding sequence GTGGCGATTCCCTTCTGGCTCACGAAGCTACTCGTCCGCACCCGGCTCGCCCGGTTCACCCCGCGCGCCCGGCGCCTCACCGACGGCGGCACCGCGTACCTCAAATACTACTCCGACCGTGTCCTCGCCGCGCCGGTGGAGGAACTACTCGACCCGGCGTTCGTGCCCGCCGCGCCGAACTTCGACGTCCTCGACCTGAACCAGCCCACCCCCGACGCGCCCGCAGCCCGCGGCGCGGTCAGCGTAGGCCGCACTGACGCCCTCTGTGCCCCCGGGCGCGTTCCCGTCACGCTGCCCGAGTTGAGTAAGGCCATCGCGGACCGCTACAAACAGGCCGGGCGGACCGTGAACCCGGCAACCGATATTCTCGCCACCCACGGCGCAACCGGCGCACTGGCGGCGGCGCTTGATGCGTTCGTGAACCCCGGCGACCGGGTGGTGCTGTTCGACCCGTGTTCGTCGCTGTTCAACCTGGGCGTGCGGTCGCGACACGCGAACGTGAGCCGGGTGCCGACGTGGGTCGAGGACGGCCGGCTCCGGTACATCGCACGCGACTTCGAGCGGGCGATGCGCGGCGCCAAGATGCTGGTCCTCAGCGACCCGAACAACCCGACCGGCGCCAGCCTCGCGAACGAAGACCTCGAACACATCGCCTGGATCGCCGGCGGGTACGGCATACTCGTGTACCTGGACGAGTCGTTCGCGGCGTTCCGGGGCGAGCGGACCCGCACGTTCGCCGCCATGCCGGGTGCGGACCGGGTCACGATCACCGCCGGGTCGGTGTCGCAAGAGTTCGGACAGGCCGGGATGCGGGTGGGCTGGCTCGCGGGGCCGCGGCACCTCGTCCGCGCCTGCCAGCTCACCGCGAACCTCAGCGCGCCTTACGTACCGCCCGTGTGCCAGCAGGCCGCCGCAAAGCTCCTTACAGAACCGATGGCACCGGAAGCCGCGCAGCGGTTTCGGTCCAAGCGGCAGTACACGCTCGACCGGCTCCGGGCGATGGGGCTCGAACCGGAAGCGCCGAGCGGCGGCTACTTTACGTGGGTCCCGGTGACCGGGTTGAACCTCGACGGCCGCGCCTTCGCCGAGCGCCTGCTGCGCGAGGAGCGCGTGCAGGTCGGCCCCGGGGTCGCGTTCGGGCCGAGCGGAGTCGGTCACGTTCGCGTGAGCTTCGCGACGGACGACGGCCGGTTGCGCGAGGGGCTGAACCGCATGGCCGCGTTCGTGGAACGGCTCCGAAAGCCGGAAGTACCGGCGCCGAAGACAGAAGAGACCAGCGAAACCGCTGTGAAGGAAAAAGAACAGTCGGAAGAGAAAAAGCCGGCGTTCAGCCGGGCATGA
- a CDS encoding glycerophosphodiester phosphodiesterase, with product MFTATIATLCMMTHAPDATPKVEIVAHRGASYDAPENTVAALRLAWDQKADGSEFDIYLTKDGKLAVIHDKDTKRTAGVSKSVADSTFDELHALDVGSWKGAKFKGEPLPSLGDMLAVVPDGKRVFVEVKCGPEAVPELVRALTASKLRPEQTPVIAFDAAVVAALKKARPEVPAYWLVSLAPRKGAKAPTAAEVVAKAKEIKADGVDLSASAALDEAFAKAVREAGLKLYVWTVNDVEVAKRMVRLGVDGITTDRPGWLREQLAK from the coding sequence ATGTTCACTGCCACCATTGCGACCCTGTGCATGATGACTCACGCGCCCGACGCAACGCCGAAAGTCGAAATCGTCGCCCACCGCGGCGCGTCCTACGACGCGCCCGAAAACACCGTGGCCGCCCTCCGCTTGGCGTGGGACCAGAAGGCGGACGGGTCCGAGTTCGACATCTACCTGACGAAGGACGGAAAGCTCGCCGTCATCCACGACAAGGACACCAAGCGCACCGCCGGGGTGAGCAAGTCGGTCGCGGACAGCACCTTCGACGAGTTGCACGCCCTCGACGTGGGCTCGTGGAAGGGGGCCAAGTTCAAGGGCGAGCCGCTGCCTTCGCTCGGCGACATGCTGGCCGTTGTGCCGGACGGCAAGCGGGTGTTCGTCGAGGTGAAGTGCGGCCCCGAGGCGGTGCCCGAGTTGGTTCGCGCGCTGACGGCGTCGAAGCTGCGGCCCGAGCAGACCCCGGTGATCGCGTTCGACGCCGCGGTCGTCGCGGCACTGAAGAAGGCCCGGCCCGAGGTTCCGGCGTACTGGCTCGTCAGCCTGGCGCCGAGGAAGGGGGCGAAAGCGCCGACCGCCGCCGAGGTGGTCGCCAAGGCGAAGGAGATCAAGGCGGACGGGGTGGACCTGTCCGCCTCTGCGGCTCTGGACGAGGCGTTCGCGAAGGCGGTGCGTGAAGCCGGGCTGAAGCTGTACGTGTGGACGGTGAATGATGTCGAAGTGGCGAAGCGGATGGTGCGGCTCGGGGTCGATGGGATCACCACCGACCGGCCGGGCTGGCTCCGCGAGCAACTCGCGAAGTGA
- a CDS encoding endonuclease/exonuclease/phosphatase family protein, whose amino-acid sequence MHRFLYLLLAAIGLAPAVNAQPPKGDVRVMSFNIRYGTAKDGENHWDKRKEFLADTVKAFGPDLLGTQETLIFQRDFLSQKLTGYEGLGVGREDGKEKGETTALYWRKARFEKTDGGHFWLSETPNVAGSKSWDSSLPRMATWVKLKDLAKPNAKPVLFVNTHFDHIGKKARIEGAKLIRDRIGALGAGCSVVVTGDFNSGEDSEPYRTLFAARDKNESPVMDSFRAAHPKREPNEGTFTNFKAGPVKGDRIDWIGVSRDWTVTGAGIDRTEKDGRTPSDHFPVTATLSR is encoded by the coding sequence ATGCACCGCTTTCTTTACCTCTTGCTCGCTGCCATCGGTCTGGCCCCGGCCGTCAACGCACAGCCCCCGAAAGGCGATGTGCGGGTCATGAGCTTCAACATCCGCTACGGAACCGCCAAGGACGGCGAGAACCACTGGGACAAGCGGAAGGAGTTCCTCGCGGACACGGTCAAGGCGTTCGGCCCGGACCTGCTCGGCACCCAGGAAACCCTCATCTTCCAGCGCGACTTCCTGAGCCAAAAGCTGACCGGGTACGAGGGCCTCGGGGTCGGCCGGGAAGACGGCAAGGAGAAGGGCGAGACGACGGCTCTGTACTGGCGCAAAGCGCGGTTCGAGAAAACCGACGGCGGGCACTTCTGGCTCAGCGAAACCCCAAACGTGGCGGGCAGCAAGAGCTGGGACAGTTCGCTCCCACGCATGGCAACGTGGGTGAAACTGAAGGACCTTGCGAAGCCGAACGCGAAACCCGTTCTGTTCGTGAACACGCACTTCGACCACATCGGAAAGAAGGCACGGATCGAAGGGGCCAAGCTGATCCGCGACCGGATCGGAGCACTCGGGGCCGGTTGCTCGGTGGTCGTGACCGGCGACTTCAACTCGGGCGAAGACAGCGAGCCGTACCGGACGCTGTTCGCCGCGCGCGACAAGAATGAGTCGCCGGTAATGGACAGCTTCCGCGCCGCGCACCCGAAGCGCGAGCCGAACGAAGGTACGTTCACTAACTTCAAGGCCGGTCCGGTCAAGGGCGACCGGATCGACTGGATCGGCGTTTCTCGGGACTGGACCGTTACCGGTGCCGGGATCGACCGCACCGAGAAGGACGGCCGCACCCCGTCGGACCACTTCCCGGTGACCGCCACACTGAGCCGGTGA